Below is a window of Cryobacterium sp. PAMC25264 DNA.
GGCCAGCCAACGCCCCACCCCCGGCACCCAGACGCCGGCGATCGCCCCGGATGCGCCGGCCAGCAGAAGGCCCTCGGCCAGCGCCTCATCGAGGTCGGCGGCCGTGGCCGGCGCCAGGGTCCCGGATGACTGCTCGGGCCCGATCGGAATCGAGCTCCGGGTCTCGGCGCATCCGTTGAGGAGAAGCGCCAGACTTGCCAGGGCCAGAGCCGCTGCCGTTGTCCACCGGCGCCGCGCCCGCGCGTGCGTTCGCGCCTCGGGAGGTGTCGGCAGGGGGCCCATGCCGCGCAGTGTACCCAGAGTGCAGTGGACCGTGGCCGGGGCATCCGCCGTTCGTCGCCGCCCTGTTCCCCGGCTCGGGCGGTGCAATACTGTGCACATGATCCACTCCACGCAGGGTCGCCCGCGGCGATCGGCGGCGTCTCGGCTGTGCGGCACACTTCTGGTGATGGCCGCCGGCACGCTCACGCTGTCCGCCTGCGGAGTGCCGCTGATCCCGACCCTCGAGCCCTCTGCCACGCCGTCGGGAAGTAGCCCTGCCACACCCACGCCCACGGCGGCTCCCCCCACCGCGCCGCCCACGGGCCCCTCCTCCGGTCCCGCCCCCCAGCCCTCGCAGACGACCACTCCCCAACCGTCGAGCAAACCCCCGCCGCCGACACCGGCCGCCTGCAGCACCGACCAACTCACCTTCGGGCTGCAAAGCCGCCCGTTCGACAGCGGCATGAGCAGCTTCTTCTGGGATCTGAGCGCCACCAACGCCGGGACGCAACCCTGCACGGTGAACGGATACCCCACGGTGCTGCTGGTCTCGTCCGGACAGCCCGTCGGGGCCGCCTCCGGGTTGGAGCCCCGCGCACAGCCCTCGCTCGTGCGACTGGACCCGGGCCAGTCGGCCTTCAGTCTCCTGCACCTCACTCAGGCCGGTGCCCACGGCTGCCCGATCGTGCCCGTCACCGAACTGGCCGTGACCCCGCCCAACAACGACCAGTCCACCCGAGTGGCCACCCCCAACCCCATCGACGGCTGCAACGACGCCACCACCCAGCTCGTGAGCACCGGAGCCTTCGCCCCCGCCCCCGTAGCCTTCTAGCCCGCCCCGTCCCTCTCCTCTCCTCCCGCGAACTGTGACTTAAGCACCGAAAAAGCCCCAAATCCGGGGCTTTTCTCACAGTTCGCGGAGGGGGAGGGGGGTGCCCCTAGGAGACTGCTGATTTAGATGGCTGCGGTGGGCCCGGCGAGTCGGGGGCCCGTTTTTTGAGTCGGGTGTGGTCGTGTTTGGGCTGCTTGCGGGATCGATTCGGTGTCGCGAGTCTGGCCAGTAGAAGGTGGTCGTCGGGGTCGGTGTGAGGGCTGGGGTGTCTGCCCTGCCTGGGGTCTTCAGCCAAGTGCCCAAACCCCGTTCTGGCTGGTGAGGCCAAGGCTCAGGAGTCGTTTCAGGTTGATCGCGGCGGCGCGGTTGTTCCACCAGGCGTGGTTCTTCACGACGCCGCGGTAAGGGACTCGTCTCGCGCCGCGAGTCATCCATGCGATCGAGCGTTCAACCATCGGCCGGTGCTGCCGGTAGACGGCTTGAAAGTCAGGGTCCAGCGCGCGTGCGCGGTGCTCGCGTTGGATCTGCTGCTGCGGATGCAAAACCATTTTGCGACCGTCGACGGCGCTCGTGCACTGGGCTCGGAGCGGGCAGCTCGCGCAAACGGCGCCAAATGTGACATTACGTTTCACGGTGATCGGTCGGGTGTTCCCCGCAGGACACGTCACCGTGCGCTTAGCTTCGTCGATGCTGAAGTCATCGATTGTGAATCCGCCCGGAACCGCCCGACTCAACGGCATCGGTTTGATGATCGGAACATGCCCGGCCGCGGTGACCTCGGCGAGGAGGTCCCCGCTGCCGTAGGCAGAATCACCGAGGACCTCGACCGTGTCCGAGCCGATGCTCGTGTCAGCGGCCACCAGGGCCGCGCCGCGGGCCGCGTCACTGTTCTTGGGCCCGGACGCTTTCGTCAACACGGCCGCGGTCACCAGACCCGTATCGGGCTCGATCGCGATGTGGGCTTTGAAACCGTCTTGCTTCTTCTCCCGGCTCTTGTGCGCGTGGCGGGCGTCCGGGTCAACGGTCGAGATCACCCGGTCCGGCGCGACCTTCCGCGCGATCCGCCACCGCCCATCCGAGCCATCGGACCCCTCAGCCGGCTCGACGTCCTGGCCCGCGACGAGGGCGAGCAACGCGACCGTCTCCTGCTGCGAGTCGGTCAATGACGTCGTGTCGATTGCCGCAAGCAACGCCAGGGCGTCGGTCACGAGGCGGGAAACGAGTTCGTCCCTGGCCGCCTTGTCGTCCCAGGCGATGTCGGGCTTGCCGGGCTTCTCGTAGTCATGGCCGGGCAGGCCGGCCACGATCATGTCGGCGCCGGGGATCTCCCGACCGACCCGGCGGATCTGCGCGACCAACTGCGTCACCGTGTCCTGGCGGGCGACCGCGTCATCCAAAATCGTGGAGTCCAACGCCCGCCGCTTCCGACCCGACAACGCCCCAGAACCGGCAATAACCTCGGCGACGGCGTCGAAAATTCGGTGCGGGCGGGTGCTTGCCGCGAGGCGGCGTCGCCAATACGTCAACACCGTCGGGTGGAACGATGTTTCCGTCAACCCGAACCCGCAGGCCGCTTTCCACCGCAGATCAAACGTGACGGCTTCCGCGGTTTCCCGGTCCGATAACGAGTGCAGGGTCTGCAGCACCATCACCGATGCGATCACGTCCGCGGGCGTCGAGGGCCGGCCACGACCCGACGGAAACAGGTCCGCGAACGCGTCATCCGGGAACAACTCGTGCCGGTGCTCAGCGAGAAAAGCGAACACCGACCCCGCCGGCAACATGTGCCCAGCGAACACACCGACATCCAACAACTGACGCTGACCATCATCACGACCCTGCATGAATCAAGTCTTAAACACCTCCGCCGAAACCAACAAAGGCGCGCCTTAAACGCCCCGATAAATCAGCAGTCTCCTAGCGCTCGATGGGGGCGTGACGCGCAGGCCCTCCATGAAACGGAGGACGTTCTCGTCCACGATGATGTCACTGGGACGCAGAGGCCGGGTGAGGTAGAGCCCGTTCAGGCTGGTGAGCCGGCTCAGGGCCACGTAGGTCTGCCCCGGGCTGAACACCCGCGTGCCCAGGTCCACGATTGCCCGCTCGTAGGTGGCGCCCTGGGACTTGTGAATGGTGACCGCCCAGGCCAGCCGAAGCGGGAACTGGGTGAACTCGGCCACGACATCCTTGCTGAGTTTTTTCGTGGCCGCGTTGTAGGTGTATTTGAACTTCTCCCACACCGTGGGCTCCACCTCGTGGGTGGTGCCGTCGATGTCCACGTAGACGGTGGAATCGACCCGTGTCACGGTGCCGATGGTGCCGTTCACCCAACGCGGACCGCCGTCCAGCGGGTTGTCGTTACGCAGGAACATCACCTGGGCGCCCACCTTGAGCTCGAGGACCTCGTCGGCCGGGTAGGTACGCCCGCCGAAGTCGCCGGTCACCTCGGCCTTGGCCGAGAGCGACTTGCCGGAGAGTCGTTTGAGCGCGGCCGCGTTGATGCGGTTCACCGCATCGTTGCGGGTCGCCAGCGTGATGACGCCCTCGGACGGCGGCGTGCGGGCCCCCGCGCCGTTGAGCGCGCCGCCGATCTCAGGGGTCACCTGGCCGTATCGCACGGCATTGAGCATGGTCTTGAATCCGGCGTCGTGCTGGCGGTGGATCTCGGTGAGCTCGAAGATCTTCAACTCGGCGCTCTGCCACACCTTCGCGTCGAAGAACCACATCGAACGGTAGGTGTCGGCGAAGTAGGCGCGCTCCTCCGGGTCGCCCGGCACCGGCGCCAGCTGGTACGGGTCACCGAAGAGCACGATCTGCACGCCGCCGAAGGTGTCGTGCGGGCGCTGTCTTGCCTGCCGCAGGCTGCGGTCGATGGCGTCCATCAGGTCGGCGTTGACCATGGAGACCTCGTCGATCACCACGGTGTCGATGGTGTTGAGGAGCTTCCGCAGCTGGTCGTTCTGGTCGATGGCGTGGTCGGCGATCACACCGATCGGCAACCGGAACAGCGAGTGCAGGGTCTGACCGCCCACGTTGAGCGCGGCGACACCGGTGGGCGCCGCGATGACGATCTGCTTGCTGGTGTTCCAGGAGAGGTGGTTGAGCAGCGTCGACTTACCGGTTCCGGCGCGGCCGGTGACGAAGACGTTCTGTTTTGTGCCCTCGATGGCAGCGAATACCTCGGCCTGTTCGCGTGAAAGCGGAATCTCGTTCGGAAGCGCGGTCACGGGGTACTTTCGGTGGGATGGGGAGGCGGTGCGAGGGATGGCTCGAGGGCGGTCGATGAGCACTTCCACTGTAACCGCCCGGCCGCGGCCGCCCCACTCCCCGCCCGGCCAGTGGATAACTTCGGTTGCCGCCGCTCATTGCACCAGCAACTGCACCGGGAAGTCGTACTGTTCGCTGCCGTCCTTCAGGCTGTTGTCGAAGCCGACCAGGTCGTAGAACCCGGCGGAGAGTCCGGCCGGAATATCCAGCGTGGCGCTGAAGTCCGACTCCTGGGTCCCGTCCGCCGCCATCACGTCCTGGGTGAGCACCGCGGCACCGGACGCGTCGCGCAGCTCCAGGGTGAACTGTGCCTCCGGCACCAGGGCCCGGCCCACCACGGTCAGCGTGCCGCCCGGAGCGACGGTGTCGCCGCATCCGGGTGAGGTGATGATGATCGGCGGGCGCTCCGCGGTGAGGGTGAGCGGACGCTCGACGATGTTTTCAGCGCTGCCATCGGCGGCGCTCTGCGTATAGGCCCGCAGCGTGACGTCCTGCTCCGCATCCGGAGGCTCGAACGCCAGGTCGGTCTGCCAGGTGGCGGAGGAGCCGGAACCCGGCGTGGCGGTGATGTGCCGCACACAGAGGGGCTGACCGTCGGCATCCAGCAGGTCGACCACGAGCTTCGAGTCGGCGGTGCTCGCAGTGCCCTTGATCGTGACGGGAACGGTCACCGGGGCGTCGGCCATGGGGCTGTCCAGGGTGATGGTCGCTGCCGGTGCGGGCGTGCCGGCGGCCGTCGTGGACGGCGTCGATGTGGCGGATGCGCTCCCCGACGATTCCGGTCGGGGGCCGGGCGCACAGGCGGCCAGCACACAAACCAGCAGGGCGGCCACGGCGAGAACCCGCCGCTTCCGCCCGGCTCGCGGGGCCGATCGAGCGCTGCGCAGAACCATTTTCCACTCCTCTCGATGAGGGGAGCATAGCCTGGCCGTCCGCCGCCGGGCAGCCCGAGTCGAACGCCGCCACGGCCGGTGTGAGCCCATGCCGCGAAGCCTCCCCGTAGGATATGGAGGTGAGCTATGGGGTCGGGAACGCGGTACCACGGGGGCGCTATCTGCGTGCCGTGATCGCCGTCTGCCTGGTTGTAGTGCTTCTCGCCGCCGCCCTGGTCGCCACCATCGGTTCGCTCAACCGCGATCTGTACAGCGCCGGCGGGTTTGTGCGCCAGTACCTCTCCGCCCTGGCCGCGCACGACACCGACGCTGCCCTGGCCCTGCCGGGCACCGAACCCACGGATGCCGAACTCGAGGCCGCCGGCCTGCCCCAGGACCTGCCGCGCACGTTGCTGCGGCCCTCGGTGCTCGGGTCGATCACCGACATCGAACTGGTCAGCGACAAGCCCAGCGCCGCCGCAACCGGCGAGGCCCAGAAGAGCCAGCACACCGTCGTGTACGACTTCACCCTCGACGGCGCCACGACGTCGATGGAGTTCACGGTCAAGCGCCTCGGCACCGTCGCGGGCCTCTTCACCACCTGGGGATTCGCCACCAGCCCGCTGGCGGTGCTGCAGGTGACCGTGCTGCACGATGCCGGGTTCACGGTGAACGGCCTCACCCTCGACACCCGGGCGCACGCCGCCGCCGCCGCGCCGGCCACCTTCTCCAACCAGGGCGCCTACCTGGCCTTCGCCCCCACCGTCTACGACGTCTCCCACGATTCGTCGCTGCTGACGGCTCCCGTGCAGAGTGTGCCCGTCGTCACGTCCGGCGCCACCGACATCACGGTGGATGCGATGCCGAACGACACCTTCACCGAGCAGGTGCAGACCAAGCTCAACGAATACCTCGACGAGTGCGCCACCCAGCAGGTGCTGCAGCCGTCCAGCTGCCCCTTCGGGATCGAGATCGATGACAGGGTCACCTCGGCCCCGGTCTGGTCGATCGCCGAATACCCCGAGGTGGCCCTCACCGGCGGCGACAGCTCGTTCGACATGCCGGACACCATCGGCCAGGCCCATATCGTGGTCGACGTGCAGTCCCTCTATGACGGCGACCGCACCACCCGTGACGAGGACGTGCCGTTCTCCCTGGGTATCAGCGTCACGATCCAGCCGGACGGCGCCCTGGCCATTCAGCTGCGCTGACCCAGCCGCCGATCCAGCCTCGCGTCGGAGATGCGGCCGGCTGATCAGCGGTCGTGCGCAGCCAGCCGGGCCAGGCGGTCGTTGTACTCGTTGAGTTCGGCTTCATTCGTGCGGTCCGCGTTGCGGTCGCGACGTTTGGTTTCCTTGTCGTCGCTGCGGCCCCACTGGATGGCCACGATGATGGCCAGAGCGATGGTGGGGATCTCGCCCACGCTCCAGGCGATGCCACCGCCGGCCTGCTGGTCGGCCAGGGCGCTGATGCCCCAGTCCCGGCCCATGGCGCCGTACCAGTCCGCCAGGAGCAGGCCGGTGCCGGTCATCAGGGCCAGGCCGAAGAACGCGTGGAAGGCCATGGTGCCCAGCAGCAGCAGCAGCCGGAAGGTGTACGGCAGGCGGTACGGCACCGGGTCGATGCCGATCAGCGACTGCACGAACAGGTACCCGGTGATCAGGAAGTGCACGATCATCCACTGGTGGCCGATGTGGTCGGTCGTCGCCCAGCTGAACAGGGAGGTGTAGTAGAACACCCAGAGCGAGCCGGCGAAGAGCACCGCGGCCACGAGTGGGTTGGAGATGATGCCGGCGAACTTGGAGTGCACGGCCAGCAGGATCCACTCGCGTGGGCCTCGGCTGCCGTCGCGGCGCATCCGGATGGCGCGGGCCGCGAGAGTGACCGGAGCGCCAGGCACCAGCAGCACCGGCACGAGCATCGTCAGGGCCATGTGGGCGAGCATGTGCGTGGAGAAGAGGTACTTCTCGTACACGTTGACGCCGCCGTTGGTGATGTAGAACAGGGTGATCAGCCCGGCCACCCAGAGGATGGTGCGGTGCAGGGGCCACGTGTCGCCACGCCGACGCAGCCGCACCACACCGGCGAGATAGAAGAAGATGCCGAAGGCGCAGAACAACACCCAGGCGAGGTCGAAATTCCACTCGGTGAAGTACCGGGCGAACGTGAGCTCGGGCGGCAGCACCTCACCCGTGAGGATCTGTGCGGGCGTGGCCGTGGGGATGGCCGTGGTGACCACCTGCGCCACCGGGGTGGCGGTCTTGGCCAGGGCGGCGGCGACCCCGCTGGCCAGGCCCATAAACGCGATCTCGCCCACCACGAGCCACCAGAACCAGGGGTCGACGGTGCCGGTGACGGTGCGCATCCGGCGGAGTAGGTAGCGGCGCTGCAGAACGCCGAAGCCGCCCAGCACCAGCAGCACGGCGACCTTGGCCAGCACCAGGACGCCGTAGCCGGTGAGCAGTTTGTCCCAGCTGCCCACGCGCAGTTCGGCGCTGACGTATCCGGACGCCGCAACGACGACGAAGCTCACCAGGGCGAGGGTGGAGTAGCGGCCCATGACTTCGCGCAGGCGCACTGGGCTCAGCTGACGCTGCAGCAGGATGACCGTGAGCAGGCCACCCAGCCAGACGGCGGCGAAGACCAGGTGCAGTCCGAGCGCCGTGATCGCGGCGTCGTGGCCCTCCGCGCCCGCGGAGTGGCCCTGCTGGGCCATCGGCAGCAACGACAGCAACGCCAGCACCGTGACGAAGACCAGGGCGGTCTGGTTGCGCACGGCGAAGCACAGCACGGTCACGGCCGCGGCGATGAGCGTGGTGGTGAGCCAAGCCTGTCCAATGGCGATCTGGCTGAAGAATTGGCCCACCGTGGCGCTGAACCTGTCGTCGAGGCTCACGGTGACGTTGGTCACCTGCAGGAAGGTGAGGAAGCCGGTGAGCGCGGAAGCGATGGTGAGGAACGCGGCCGACGCGGCGGCAAGGTCGATCGCGGTGCCGAACTCCCGTTCCCGCGGGCTCAGGGCGAAACAGGTGAGCACCAGGGCGCCGATGGTGCCGGCCGCGCCGAGGTTGACCAGGAGCTTGGCCACCGGCAGCCCCCAGCGCACGACGGCGCCTGGGTCGGCGAGGAGTTGGGCGTCCGCCCCACCGCCGTAGGCGAGTCCCGCCAGAGTCGCCAGAATGGCGACCAGCAGCAGCGCTGCCGGCCCGATGATACGAACGTAACGGGGCACCACTCCAGCTTAACCGGCGGCGGATGCCTATCGGTCCGGCGGCCCGGCCCTGCCAGGGTTCGGGGAGCAGGAACACCAGGGCACAGACAATGGGCGCCGACCGAAGTCGACGCCCATTGGTACTACGAAGCTTGCAACCTACTTGGCGGCAGCCTTGAGCTTGCTGCCAGCGGTCAGCTTGACGCGGTGGCCGGCAGCAATGGCGATCTCTTCGCCGGTCTGCGGGTTGCGGCCGGTGCGAGCAGCCGTCGCGGTGCGCTCGACGCCGAGCCATCCCGGGATGGTGACCTTGCCGTCGTTAGCAACGGTGTCGGCGAGGGTTGCAAAGAAAGCGTTCAGAACGCCGTCGACAGCAGCCTGGCTCTGGCCAGAGTCTGCGGCAACCTTGGCAACGAGCTCGGTCTTGTTCAGCGACTTGTCAGCCATTGAGTGTCCTCCTCGGACCTTCGTCTGTAAAAAACAGGTATTCACGTGAAGCGGGCGACGTTGTGACAACGCCTCCGTTGGTCGGTTCGACCGCGTTGAATCTAGCATTGATCCGCGGAAATCCGCGGATTTACGGCGTTTCGAGCCGCTTTGCCCGGCTAATTGACTGCCTTTGCGCTGTGCGCGAACCGATGTGGGGTCCCGGGCCCCCCGATCAGGGTGGAGGGCCGAGCGGCACGCCCGGGTACGCGACAGGGGATGCCCGACCGAAGTCGGGCATCCCCTGTGGTGTGCCTGGATCGCTGACGCGATCAGGAGCTGGTTACCAGCTGGACTTGGTGATGCCGGGCAGCTCGCCGCGGTGCGCCATGTCGCGGAAACGTACGCGCGAGATGCCGAACTTGGAGAGGTGGCCACGGGGACGACCGTCAACCGCGTCGCGGTTGCGCAGGCGAACCGGCGAGGCGTTGCGGGGCAGCTTCTGGAGGCCCTTGCGAGCCTCTTCGCGGGACTCGTCGGTGCCGGCCGGGTCGACAAGAGCCTTCTTCAGCTCGAGGCGCTTCGCGGCGTAACGCTCAACGATGACCTTGCGCTGGTTGTTCTTGGCAATCATGCTCTTCTTCGCCATTTTTAGCGCTCCTCACGGAAGTCAACGTGCTTGCGCACTACGGGGTCGTACTTCTTGAGCACGAGTCGGTCGGGGTTGTTGCGACGGTTCTTCTTGGTCACGTAGGTGTAACCGGTTCCTGCCGTCGAACGCAGCTTGATGATCGGACGTACGTCCTGAGCCTTAGCCATTAGATTTTCTCCCCACGTGCGAGCAGGTCCTTGACAACCGACTCGATGCCGCGAGCATCAATAACCTTGATGCCCTTTGCCGAGAGGGTCAGCGTGACGTTGCGGCGAAGCGACGGCACGAAGTACTTCTTGGTCTGCACGTTCGGGTCGAAGCGACGCTTGGTGCGCCGGTGCGAGTGCGAAATGTTGTGTCCAAAGCCGGGAACGGCTCCGGTCACCTGGCAGGTTGCTGCCATGGTTTTCCTCCAATACCGAAGGGCGAATGCCCTTCCCAAGATCTCTTGTCGGCCGGCTCGCGTTGGATTCCGCCCGGAAACGGCCGGCCGAAACGTGAGTTCCGGCGGCTGATTCGATGGGAGGAAAAGACACGAACAAGCAATGCACGCACAGATATGCGCAGCAGCTACCTAGCCTACGGGTTCGGGCGCACCGATGCAAGCGCAGTGCAGGCGGCGCAGAGGCCGAAGACATCCACGACGTGCGCGGCCTCGGTGAAGCCGTGTTCGGCGGCCACAGCGGTGGCCCAGTTCTCGATGGCGTCCACCTCGATCTCGACCGTGAGCCCGCAGTTGCGGCAGATCAGGTGGTGGTGGTGCTCGGTGGTGGTGCAGGCCCGGTAGAGGCTCTCGCCGTCGGGGGATTGCAGGGAGTCGGCGTCGCCCTCCACGGCGAGGTCGCCCAGGGCGCGGTAGACCGTGGCGAGGCCGATCGGAGATCCGGTGGCGTGCAGGGCGGCGTGTAGACCCTGGGCGCTGACGAAGCCCTCGGCCCGGCCGAGCTCGGTGCGCACGGCCTCTCGCTGCCAGGTGTTTCGCTTCATGAGTCCAACCGTAGCCCGGCCCGGGCCGGCTGGTGAACTCCGCTGCGCCGCGTGACCAGTGCGCGGGCCCCCAGGGCAAGGAGGAAGCACGCGGCCGCGGTGAGTGCGATGGCCGGGCCGGCGGCCACGTCCAGGGCCCGGGAGAGCAGCACTCCGACGATGCCTGAGCCGGCGCCGATGACCGGGGCCAGCAGCGCAATGTGCGCGGCACTGTGCACCAGAAGGCGGGCCGCAGCGGCGGGGGCGGCGATCAGCGCGATAGCCAGGATGGCGCCGACGGCGGGCATCACCGAGACCACGGTGGCCGCGATCAGCACCAGGGCGAGCGCCTCGATGGCCCATTCCCGGTACCCGGCCGCCCGGTAGCCGGTGCGGTCGAAGGTCGAGAAGAGGATCTCCTTGCCCAGGAACACCGCCGCGAGAACGGCCACGGCCAGCACGGTTCCGGCGAGGATCACATCGCCGTCGGTCACGGTGAGGATCGAGCCCACCAGGTAGGACTCCACGTGCACGGGCAGCGACGGATTGAGTGCCTGCAGCAGCACGCCGAGCGCGAAGCCGGCGGTGAGCATGATCCCGGAGGCCACCTGGCTGCCCTGGCGGCGCACCCGGCCGAGCGCGGTCATGATGCCCACGATGAGGGCGCTGGCCACCGCGGCACCGAGGGGGATGCTGATGCCCAGCATCGCCGCGGCGACCGCTCCGGGGAAGGTGGCGTGGGTGAGCGCCTGGGCGAAGAACGTGCGTCGGCGCAGCACCACGAGAGTGCCGACGAGGCCGCTGAGCGCGCCGATGAGCACGGCGGCGAGGAGGGCCTTCTCGAAGTAGCCCATCAGGCGCGCACCGTCTGGGGCGCTGACTCGGCGGCATCGGCGTCGGCGGGGCGTCGCATCCGGTCGGCCAGGACCCGCACCAGCAGCACCAGCAGGTACCCGGCCACGAGGACCAGCACGACGGTGGCGCCGCTGGGCAGGTCGATGCCGGCGGCGACCGAGGCTTCGAAGCCGAGCGCCAGGCCCACCCAGGAGCACAGCGCGGCGAAGCCCGCCGCGAGCGGGAAGAGCAGCCAGAGCCGCACGGTGATCAGCCGGGCCACGGCGCCGGGCACGATGAGCACGGCGAGCACCAGGAGGTTACCGACGGCGCTGGAGGCGGCCACGACGACCAGGGCGATGGCGACGTTGAGCAGCAGGTCGAGCAGCAGCGGCCGGTAGCCCGCCGCGGCCACGGCGGTGGGGTCGAAGGCGCGGTAGACCTGCTGCTTGAGGGTGAGGCCCACCAGGAGCAGGGCGAGCGCGCAGATCACCAGAGTCTGCGTGACCTCGGTGGGGGTGACCGTGAGCAGCCGGCCGAAGAGCAGTTGTTCCAGCTGGCCGGCGTAATTGGTCTGCCGGGAGACCACGAGGATGCCGATGCTGAACATCGCCGTGAACACGATCGCGATGGCGGCGTCGCCGGAGACCGCGCGCCGGGTGATCAGGGTGAGCACCACGGCCGCGAGGATCGCGGCGATCATGGCCCCGAGGAACAGACCGTCGCGGCCGCCCCAGACGAAGCCGATCGCGATGCCGGGGAAGATCGAGTGGGTGAGCCCGTCGCTGATGAACTCGAGGCTGCGCAGGTTGACCAGCACCCCCACGATGCCGGCTACGAGGCTGAGTGCGAGCAGCACCACGAGCGCCCGCGCCATGAACGGGAGCGAGAACGCGGTGAAAAGCGGGCCGAGCAGGTCGATCATTCAGTGACCCTCGTGGCCGGGGATGACCAGGGTGTGCTGGTCCATTTCGACGCCCACCTCGTGGAAGGTGCGCTGCACGTTCTCGAGGGTGAGAACGCTCTCGCGCGGTCCGAACGCCACCTGAGTTCCGTTGAGCAGCAGCACGCGTTCGCAGACCGCACGGGCGAGTTCGAGGTCGTGGGTGGAGACCAGCACTGCCACGCCGTCGGCCTTGAGCCTCTCGACGGTGCCCACGAGGGCGTCACGGTTGGACTGGTCGAGCCCGTTGAACGGCTCGTCGAGCAG
It encodes the following:
- a CDS encoding DUF4232 domain-containing protein codes for the protein MIHSTQGRPRRSAASRLCGTLLVMAAGTLTLSACGVPLIPTLEPSATPSGSSPATPTPTAAPPTAPPTGPSSGPAPQPSQTTTPQPSSKPPPPTPAACSTDQLTFGLQSRPFDSGMSSFFWDLSATNAGTQPCTVNGYPTVLLVSSGQPVGAASGLEPRAQPSLVRLDPGQSAFSLLHLTQAGAHGCPIVPVTELAVTPPNNDQSTRVATPNPIDGCNDATTQLVSTGAFAPAPVAF
- a CDS encoding IS1182 family transposase → MQGRDDGQRQLLDVGVFAGHMLPAGSVFAFLAEHRHELFPDDAFADLFPSGRGRPSTPADVIASVMVLQTLHSLSDRETAEAVTFDLRWKAACGFGLTETSFHPTVLTYWRRRLAASTRPHRIFDAVAEVIAGSGALSGRKRRALDSTILDDAVARQDTVTQLVAQIRRVGREIPGADMIVAGLPGHDYEKPGKPDIAWDDKAARDELVSRLVTDALALLAAIDTTSLTDSQQETVALLALVAGQDVEPAEGSDGSDGRWRIARKVAPDRVISTVDPDARHAHKSREKKQDGFKAHIAIEPDTGLVTAAVLTKASGPKNSDAARGAALVAADTSIGSDTVEVLGDSAYGSGDLLAEVTAAGHVPIIKPMPLSRAVPGGFTIDDFSIDEAKRTVTCPAGNTRPITVKRNVTFGAVCASCPLRAQCTSAVDGRKMVLHPQQQIQREHRARALDPDFQAVYRQHRPMVERSIAWMTRGARRVPYRGVVKNHAWWNNRAAAINLKRLLSLGLTSQNGVWALG
- a CDS encoding ATP-dependent RecD-like DNA helicase, producing the protein MTALPNEIPLSREQAEVFAAIEGTKQNVFVTGRAGTGKSTLLNHLSWNTSKQIVIAAPTGVAALNVGGQTLHSLFRLPIGVIADHAIDQNDQLRKLLNTIDTVVIDEVSMVNADLMDAIDRSLRQARQRPHDTFGGVQIVLFGDPYQLAPVPGDPEERAYFADTYRSMWFFDAKVWQSAELKIFELTEIHRQHDAGFKTMLNAVRYGQVTPEIGGALNGAGARTPPSEGVITLATRNDAVNRINAAALKRLSGKSLSAKAEVTGDFGGRTYPADEVLELKVGAQVMFLRNDNPLDGGPRWVNGTIGTVTRVDSTVYVDIDGTTHEVEPTVWEKFKYTYNAATKKLSKDVVAEFTQFPLRLAWAVTIHKSQGATYERAIVDLGTRVFSPGQTYVALSRLTSLNGLYLTRPLRPSDIIVDENVLRFMEGLRVTPPSSARRLLIYRGV
- a CDS encoding Gmad2 immunoglobulin-like domain-containing protein; its protein translation is MVLRSARSAPRAGRKRRVLAVAALLVCVLAACAPGPRPESSGSASATSTPSTTAAGTPAPAATITLDSPMADAPVTVPVTIKGTASTADSKLVVDLLDADGQPLCVRHITATPGSGSSATWQTDLAFEPPDAEQDVTLRAYTQSAADGSAENIVERPLTLTAERPPIIITSPGCGDTVAPGGTLTVVGRALVPEAQFTLELRDASGAAVLTQDVMAADGTQESDFSATLDIPAGLSAGFYDLVGFDNSLKDGSEQYDFPVQLLVQ
- a CDS encoding cytochrome c oxidase assembly protein, coding for MPRYVRIIGPAALLLVAILATLAGLAYGGGADAQLLADPGAVVRWGLPVAKLLVNLGAAGTIGALVLTCFALSPREREFGTAIDLAAASAAFLTIASALTGFLTFLQVTNVTVSLDDRFSATVGQFFSQIAIGQAWLTTTLIAAAVTVLCFAVRNQTALVFVTVLALLSLLPMAQQGHSAGAEGHDAAITALGLHLVFAAVWLGGLLTVILLQRQLSPVRLREVMGRYSTLALVSFVVVAASGYVSAELRVGSWDKLLTGYGVLVLAKVAVLLVLGGFGVLQRRYLLRRMRTVTGTVDPWFWWLVVGEIAFMGLASGVAAALAKTATPVAQVVTTAIPTATPAQILTGEVLPPELTFARYFTEWNFDLAWVLFCAFGIFFYLAGVVRLRRRGDTWPLHRTILWVAGLITLFYITNGGVNVYEKYLFSTHMLAHMALTMLVPVLLVPGAPVTLAARAIRMRRDGSRGPREWILLAVHSKFAGIISNPLVAAVLFAGSLWVFYYTSLFSWATTDHIGHQWMIVHFLITGYLFVQSLIGIDPVPYRLPYTFRLLLLLGTMAFHAFFGLALMTGTGLLLADWYGAMGRDWGISALADQQAGGGIAWSVGEIPTIALAIIVAIQWGRSDDKETKRRDRNADRTNEAELNEYNDRLARLAAHDR
- a CDS encoding HU family DNA-binding protein, with translation MADKSLNKTELVAKVAADSGQSQAAVDGVLNAFFATLADTVANDGKVTIPGWLGVERTATAARTGRNPQTGEEIAIAAGHRVKLTAGSKLKAAAK
- the rpsN gene encoding 30S ribosomal protein S14; the protein is MAKKSMIAKNNQRKVIVERYAAKRLELKKALVDPAGTDESREEARKGLQKLPRNASPVRLRNRDAVDGRPRGHLSKFGISRVRFRDMAHRGELPGITKSSW
- the rpmG gene encoding 50S ribosomal protein L33 gives rise to the protein MAKAQDVRPIIKLRSTAGTGYTYVTKKNRRNNPDRLVLKKYDPVVRKHVDFREER
- the rpmB gene encoding 50S ribosomal protein L28, whose product is MAATCQVTGAVPGFGHNISHSHRRTKRRFDPNVQTKKYFVPSLRRNVTLTLSAKGIKVIDARGIESVVKDLLARGEKI
- a CDS encoding Fur family transcriptional regulator; the protein is MKRNTWQREAVRTELGRAEGFVSAQGLHAALHATGSPIGLATVYRALGDLAVEGDADSLQSPDGESLYRACTTTEHHHHLICRNCGLTVEIEVDAIENWATAVAAEHGFTEAAHVVDVFGLCAACTALASVRPNP